The Halarchaeum grantii genome includes a window with the following:
- a CDS encoding succinate dehydrogenase hydrophobic membrane anchor subunit, with protein MAERYSSFNRGGTRWFLQRVTAVFLVVTLAFHFYLLHFVNHAPEITFAGSAGRYSVPIYFVTMVLFLAAATFHGVNGIYNALVNQGVTGTPKRAAKWVLGIAGVLLFVQGVRVALVLMGA; from the coding sequence ATGGCGGAACGCTACTCCTCGTTCAACCGCGGCGGCACCCGCTGGTTCCTCCAGCGCGTCACGGCGGTGTTCCTCGTCGTCACGCTCGCCTTCCACTTCTACCTCCTCCACTTCGTCAACCACGCGCCGGAGATCACCTTCGCGGGCAGCGCCGGGCGCTACAGCGTCCCCATCTACTTCGTCACGATGGTGCTGTTCCTCGCCGCCGCGACGTTCCACGGCGTGAACGGCATCTACAACGCCCTCGTGAATCAGGGCGTCACCGGCACGCCGAAGCGCGCCGCGAAGTGGGTACTGGGTATCGCGGGCGTCCTCCTCTTCGTGCAGGGCGTGCGCGTCGCACTCGTCCTCATGGGAGCCTAA
- the sdhC gene encoding succinate dehydrogenase, cytochrome b556 subunit, which yields MSQSYDRGLVEDFGRWREFSAGMWAWVFHKFTGWVLIGYLFTHIAVLSSALSGQAAYTNTLQGLEAIAIVRVLEIGLLAVAVFHILNGIRLLFVDLGVGLDLETQEKSFYASLILTGIIVVASVPVFIEGAF from the coding sequence ATGAGTCAGTCGTACGACCGGGGCCTCGTCGAGGACTTCGGCCGGTGGCGGGAGTTCTCCGCCGGCATGTGGGCCTGGGTGTTCCACAAATTCACGGGATGGGTACTCATCGGGTACCTGTTCACCCACATCGCCGTGCTCAGCTCCGCGCTGAGCGGGCAGGCAGCCTACACGAACACGCTTCAGGGCCTCGAAGCGATCGCGATCGTCCGGGTGTTGGAGATCGGCCTCCTCGCCGTCGCCGTCTTCCACATCCTCAACGGGATCAGACTCCTCTTCGTCGACCTCGGAGTCGGTCTCGATCTCGAAACGCAGGAGAAGAGCTTCTACGCGTCGCTGATCCTCACCGGGATCATCGTCGTCGCGAGCGTGCCGGTCTTCATCGAGGGGGCGTTCTGA
- the trmB gene encoding HTH-type sugar sensing transcriptional regulator TrmB, translated as MSESDLRDVLEHVGEGFDLGEYEIAAYLAVLEHGEMTASEIADETDVPQPRVYDTVRSLSDRGLVELRESRPMVVVAVDPDEAFSSLRSSLVDLVDDLESLYTAPSRETEAVSLVKSRTTILRYFRETIEAAEYELALSLTPSLVGRFEEELRAARERDVDIELVVTPAADAPDRRTYDYDRIATAARARRGITTPLLAVADGDYSVYATQDAITSNPDRYAVIFNRSALGFLVLGFFGTVVWTTAETELLEHTTEIDLPRRYASIRRCVKDLRELEGDLYATVEGRDVESGDSRVVSGRVVQTEFSESEEVATLVLETGEGDDVVSIGGRVAAYEDVEAYEITVARGDAPPTAD; from the coding sequence ATGAGCGAGTCCGACCTCCGCGACGTCCTCGAGCACGTTGGGGAGGGATTCGACCTCGGCGAGTACGAGATCGCGGCCTACCTCGCCGTCCTCGAGCACGGCGAGATGACGGCGAGCGAGATAGCCGACGAGACGGACGTCCCACAGCCCCGCGTCTACGACACCGTGCGGAGCCTCTCCGACCGCGGGCTGGTCGAACTCCGCGAGTCCCGTCCGATGGTCGTCGTCGCCGTCGACCCCGACGAGGCGTTCTCCTCGCTCCGCTCCTCGCTCGTCGACCTCGTCGACGACCTCGAATCCCTCTACACCGCGCCGTCGCGCGAGACCGAAGCCGTCTCGCTCGTGAAGAGCCGCACCACCATCCTCCGCTACTTCCGCGAGACCATCGAAGCCGCCGAGTACGAACTCGCGCTCTCGCTCACGCCGTCGCTCGTCGGGCGCTTCGAGGAGGAACTCCGCGCGGCGCGCGAGCGCGACGTCGACATCGAACTCGTCGTCACGCCCGCCGCCGACGCCCCCGACCGGCGCACCTACGACTACGACAGGATCGCCACCGCCGCGCGCGCCCGACGCGGCATCACGACGCCGCTCCTCGCCGTCGCGGACGGCGACTACTCCGTCTACGCCACGCAGGACGCCATCACCTCCAATCCGGATCGCTACGCCGTCATCTTCAACCGCTCCGCGCTCGGATTTCTGGTCCTCGGCTTCTTCGGCACCGTCGTCTGGACGACCGCCGAGACCGAACTCCTCGAACACACGACCGAGATCGACCTCCCACGGCGCTACGCCTCCATCCGGCGCTGCGTGAAGGACCTCCGCGAACTCGAGGGCGACCTCTACGCGACCGTCGAGGGCCGCGACGTCGAGTCCGGCGACTCGCGCGTCGTCAGCGGGCGCGTCGTCCAGACCGAGTTCTCCGAGTCCGAGGAGGTGGCGACGCTCGTCCTCGAGACCGGCGAGGGCGACGACGTCGTCTCCATCGGCGGACGCGTCGCCGCCTACGAGGACGTGGAGGCCTACGAGATAACGGTCGCGCGCGGCGACGCCCCGCCGACGGCGGACTGA
- a CDS encoding succinate dehydrogenase/fumarate reductase iron-sulfur subunit — protein MSTQTPDTDTDDTDPQAERMARKEARAEERDDASSAPDVGEDAITLKVFRYDPEVAEKQEPRFDTFHVPREPGITVLDALIYARDTYDSSLTFRHSCRQAVCGSDALFINGTQRLGCQTQVADLDDSETVRVEPLPHRDVVKDLVVDMDHFYDQMHAVEPYFSPTEEPEGEQLQSRENREKIKMSTRCIWCGACMSSCNIAAGDNEYLGPAAINKAYRFYFDEREDDERQEERLKIIEQEHGVWRCQTQFSCTTVCPKDIPLTEHIQELKREAVKQNLKFW, from the coding sequence ATGAGCACACAGACACCAGACACCGACACCGACGACACGGACCCGCAGGCCGAACGGATGGCTCGCAAGGAAGCCCGCGCCGAGGAGCGCGATGACGCGTCCTCCGCGCCCGACGTGGGCGAGGACGCGATCACGCTGAAGGTCTTCCGCTACGACCCGGAGGTCGCGGAGAAGCAGGAACCCCGTTTCGACACGTTCCACGTCCCCCGCGAACCCGGCATCACCGTCCTCGACGCGCTCATCTACGCCCGCGACACGTACGACTCCAGTCTGACCTTCCGGCACTCCTGCCGGCAGGCGGTCTGCGGGAGCGACGCGCTGTTCATCAACGGCACGCAGCGCCTCGGCTGTCAGACGCAGGTCGCCGACCTCGATGACTCCGAGACGGTGCGCGTCGAGCCGCTCCCGCACCGCGACGTCGTCAAGGACCTCGTCGTGGACATGGACCACTTCTACGACCAGATGCACGCCGTCGAGCCCTACTTCAGCCCCACCGAGGAGCCCGAGGGCGAGCAGCTGCAGTCGCGCGAGAACCGCGAGAAGATCAAGATGAGCACGCGCTGCATCTGGTGTGGCGCCTGCATGTCCTCGTGCAACATCGCCGCCGGTGACAACGAGTATCTCGGCCCGGCGGCCATCAACAAGGCGTATCGCTTCTACTTCGACGAGCGCGAGGACGACGAGCGCCAGGAGGAGCGCCTGAAGATCATCGAGCAGGAGCACGGCGTCTGGCGCTGTCAGACCCAGTTCTCCTGCACGACCGTCTGCCCGAAGGACATCCCGCTCACGGAGCACATTCAGGAACTGAAGCGCGAAGCCGTCAAGCAAAATCTCAAATTCTGGTGA
- a CDS encoding GNAT family N-acetyltransferase yields the protein MSVTVEKRVVPRGSDDLLEQAWDLKERIRAEHGLLRQRHGFFANAYRRATVYAYVTPDDDLVGFAAARHDGYILFLAVDPAYQGEGFGERLVAAVAEDADSVSCHARVSNANALDFYRHLGFEIVREIENYYEDGETAYYLRIGEREGIREKLSEYLRR from the coding sequence GTGAGCGTCACGGTCGAGAAACGGGTGGTTCCACGGGGTAGCGACGACCTCCTCGAGCAGGCGTGGGACCTCAAGGAGCGCATCCGCGCCGAGCACGGCCTGCTCCGCCAGCGTCACGGCTTCTTCGCGAACGCCTACCGGCGCGCAACCGTCTACGCCTACGTCACCCCCGACGACGACCTCGTCGGCTTCGCCGCCGCCCGCCACGACGGCTACATCCTCTTCCTCGCCGTCGACCCCGCGTATCAGGGCGAGGGGTTCGGCGAGCGCCTCGTCGCCGCCGTCGCCGAGGACGCCGACTCCGTCTCCTGTCACGCCCGCGTCTCCAACGCGAACGCCCTCGACTTCTACCGGCATCTCGGCTTCGAGATCGTCCGCGAGATCGAGAACTACTACGAGGACGGCGAGACCGCCTACTACCTCCGGATCGGCGAGCGCGAAGGCATCCGCGAGAAGCTCTCCGAGTACCTCCGTCGCTGA
- a CDS encoding archease, giving the protein MSRSFELREHTADVAVEAHGATLGDVFAAVADGMAAAMCDDVPETDAERFTVEVRASTKKRLLFDYLDALIYERDVRGVLPVANEATVAYGGDDGGHGNEPWVLDASAAGVPLIEVAARDLKAVTFSEMRIEERDGGWEVYVVFDV; this is encoded by the coding sequence ATGAGTCGGTCGTTCGAGCTGCGCGAGCACACGGCGGACGTGGCCGTCGAGGCGCACGGTGCGACGCTCGGCGACGTCTTCGCAGCGGTCGCGGACGGGATGGCGGCCGCGATGTGCGACGACGTCCCGGAGACGGACGCCGAGCGCTTCACCGTCGAGGTGCGCGCCTCCACGAAGAAGCGCCTCCTCTTCGACTACCTCGACGCGCTCATCTACGAGCGCGACGTCCGGGGCGTCCTCCCCGTGGCGAACGAGGCGACGGTGGCGTACGGCGGCGACGACGGCGGGCACGGGAACGAGCCGTGGGTGCTCGACGCGTCGGCGGCCGGCGTCCCCCTGATCGAGGTCGCGGCGCGCGACCTGAAGGCGGTGACGTTCTCGGAGATGCGGATCGAGGAGCGCGACGGCGGGTGGGAGGTGTACGTCGTCTTCGACGTCTGA
- a CDS encoding DUF502 domain-containing protein → MSMDGSRAGRKRMQAAGESVVARIREAFLTGIAVMVPLLITLYVLSTAFGIFTDILDPLARALQQLDVAAQSRFIIVEATAAILLVTVTLAVGFMATFSSGERALEYFDLLIERIPGVGSVYTSFRQMSDVMLESDAENFRKVVLVEYPHDGAYTLGFETVRTPEAIRDAAGEEGLRTLFLPLAPNPVMGGFLAHVPESRIMDVDMTVEEGMRTVITTGVAVADSEEAAGLSREQLEQLGGVNVAENFPSESEREGEER, encoded by the coding sequence ATGTCCATGGACGGGTCCCGCGCGGGCCGCAAGCGGATGCAGGCCGCGGGCGAGTCGGTCGTCGCACGGATCAGGGAGGCGTTCCTGACCGGTATCGCCGTGATGGTCCCCCTTCTCATCACGCTCTACGTTCTCAGCACGGCGTTCGGTATCTTCACCGACATCCTCGATCCGCTGGCGCGCGCCCTCCAGCAGCTCGACGTCGCGGCGCAGAGCCGCTTCATCATCGTCGAGGCCACCGCCGCGATACTCCTCGTCACGGTGACGCTCGCCGTCGGCTTCATGGCGACGTTCAGCTCGGGCGAGCGCGCCCTCGAGTATTTCGACCTCCTCATCGAGCGCATCCCCGGTGTGGGCTCCGTCTACACGAGCTTCCGGCAGATGAGCGACGTGATGTTGGAGTCGGACGCGGAGAACTTCCGGAAGGTCGTCCTCGTCGAGTACCCGCACGACGGCGCGTACACGCTCGGCTTCGAGACCGTCCGGACGCCGGAGGCGATACGGGACGCCGCGGGCGAGGAGGGCCTGCGGACGCTCTTCCTGCCGCTCGCGCCAAACCCCGTGATGGGCGGCTTTCTCGCGCACGTCCCGGAGAGCCGCATCATGGACGTGGACATGACCGTCGAGGAGGGGATGCGCACCGTCATCACGACCGGTGTCGCGGTCGCTGACTCCGAGGAGGCGGCGGGCCTCTCCCGCGAGCAGCTCGAACAGCTCGGCGGCGTGAACGTCGCGGAGAACTTCCCGAGCGAGAGCGAGCGCGAGGGCGAGGAGCGATGA
- a CDS encoding FAD-binding protein, which yields MHEHDVIVVGGGGAGLRAAIGAHEAGADVAIVTKLHPVRSHTGAAEGGINAALREGDDWELHAYDTVKGGDYLTDAPAAETLAQDAPDNVVQLENWGMPFSREEDGRMSQRPFGGLSFPRTTYAGAETGHHLLHTLYEQVVKRGITVYDEWYVTRLAVTDEDDPADRECYGCVAWDIQTGEIAGFRGRDGVILATGGDGQVFDHTTNAVANTADGVAMAYRVGVPIEDMEFVQFHPTTLPSTGVLISEGTRGEGGILYNDEGERLMFEYGYATNDGELASRDVVSRAELTEINAGRGVEDEYVHLDMRHLGEERIMDRLENILHLAEDFEGVDGLEKPMPVKPGHHYEMGGIETNENGETVVDGLYAVGEAACVSVHGSNRLGGNALPELIVFGARAGQHAAGEDVGEPEIPVGKRGEGIEESDVDFPVEPGALSASSAVVSGEGADDVIANAVEAETERIDGLLEKEEGVNHAEVRSKIQRTMTDNVNVFRTEEGIEEALEVIREAREEYDDVYVADKSRTFNTDLQHTIETRNVIDVAETIAMGALAREEFRGAHWRKEHQERKDDEWLKHTCISWSNGTPDLWYRPVLLEGENQTYEPKERHY from the coding sequence ATGCACGAACACGACGTCATCGTCGTCGGTGGCGGCGGCGCGGGACTCCGCGCGGCCATCGGCGCACACGAGGCCGGCGCGGACGTGGCAATCGTCACGAAACTCCACCCGGTGCGCTCGCACACGGGCGCCGCCGAGGGCGGCATCAACGCGGCGCTCCGCGAGGGCGACGACTGGGAGCTGCACGCCTACGACACCGTCAAGGGCGGCGACTACCTCACGGACGCGCCCGCCGCCGAAACGCTCGCGCAGGACGCCCCCGACAACGTCGTCCAGCTCGAGAACTGGGGGATGCCCTTCAGTCGCGAGGAGGACGGCCGGATGAGCCAGCGCCCCTTCGGTGGGCTCTCCTTCCCCCGCACGACGTACGCGGGCGCCGAGACCGGTCACCACCTCCTCCACACGCTCTACGAGCAGGTCGTCAAGCGCGGCATCACGGTCTACGACGAGTGGTACGTCACCCGCCTCGCGGTGACGGACGAGGACGACCCCGCCGACCGCGAGTGTTACGGCTGCGTCGCGTGGGACATCCAGACCGGCGAAATCGCGGGCTTCCGCGGGCGCGACGGCGTCATCCTCGCGACCGGCGGCGACGGGCAGGTCTTCGACCACACGACGAACGCCGTCGCGAACACCGCCGACGGCGTCGCGATGGCGTATCGCGTCGGCGTCCCCATCGAGGACATGGAGTTCGTCCAGTTCCACCCGACGACGCTCCCCTCCACGGGGGTGCTCATCTCCGAGGGGACGCGCGGCGAGGGCGGCATCCTCTACAACGACGAGGGCGAGCGCCTCATGTTCGAGTACGGCTACGCGACGAACGACGGCGAACTCGCCAGTCGGGACGTCGTCTCGCGCGCCGAGCTCACCGAGATCAACGCCGGGCGCGGCGTCGAGGACGAGTACGTCCACCTCGACATGCGCCACCTCGGCGAGGAGCGCATCATGGACCGCCTCGAGAACATCCTCCACCTCGCCGAGGACTTCGAGGGCGTCGACGGCCTCGAGAAGCCGATGCCGGTCAAGCCCGGCCATCACTACGAGATGGGCGGCATCGAGACGAACGAGAACGGCGAGACCGTCGTCGACGGCCTCTACGCGGTCGGCGAGGCCGCCTGCGTCTCCGTCCACGGTTCGAACCGTCTCGGCGGGAACGCCCTCCCCGAACTCATCGTCTTCGGCGCACGCGCGGGACAGCACGCCGCCGGCGAGGACGTCGGCGAACCCGAGATTCCCGTCGGGAAGCGCGGTGAGGGCATCGAGGAGAGCGACGTCGACTTCCCGGTCGAACCCGGCGCGCTCAGCGCGTCCTCCGCCGTCGTCTCCGGCGAGGGCGCCGACGACGTCATCGCCAACGCCGTCGAAGCGGAGACCGAGCGCATCGACGGCCTCCTCGAGAAGGAGGAGGGCGTCAACCACGCCGAGGTCCGCTCGAAGATCCAGCGGACGATGACGGACAACGTCAACGTCTTCCGCACCGAGGAGGGCATCGAGGAGGCCCTCGAAGTCATCCGGGAGGCCCGCGAGGAGTACGACGACGTCTACGTCGCCGACAAGTCCCGCACCTTCAACACCGACCTCCAGCACACCATCGAGACCCGGAACGTCATCGACGTCGCGGAGACCATCGCGATGGGCGCGCTCGCACGCGAGGAGTTCCGTGGCGCGCACTGGCGCAAGGAGCACCAGGAGCGCAAGGACGACGAGTGGCTCAAGCACACCTGCATCTCGTGGAGCAACGGGACGCCCGACCTCTGGTACCGCCCCGTCCTCCTCGAGGGCGAGAACCAGACGTACGAGCCCAAAGAGCGCCACTACTAG
- a CDS encoding RtcB family protein, with amino-acid sequence MTTFDADDVTLEEVEEHVWEIAREDGMNTPARVLASEALLEEIADDDTLRQIRNVTHLPGVQRHALCMPDGHQGYGFPVGGVAAIDAEDGCISPGGVGFDINCGVRMVKTNLTYDDVRGREEELVDALFDAVPTGLGGGGVVNGDAETMSGALSRGLDWAHEAGYATRDDLKHCEDEGMRPDAEPAKVSQKAKDRGRNQLGSLGSGNHFLEVQRVTDVYRTDVADSFGLEADQLVVLIHCGSRGLGHQVCSDYLRRIEEEYEEFLADLPDDNLAAAPAGSDLAEDYYGAMCAAINFAWVNRQLITHQVRETFADVFETPWEELGMELLYDVAHNIAKKEVHEVDGEQKELYVHRKGATRAFPAGHPEVPSAYRDVGQPVIIPGSMGAGSYVLRGGEESMARTFGSTAHGAGRLMSRTQAKREYRGEDVQSDLQEHEHVYVKAESGATVAEEAPGVYKDVDEVVRVSDELGIGDKVARTYPVVNIKG; translated from the coding sequence ATGACCACGTTCGACGCCGACGACGTCACCCTCGAGGAAGTCGAGGAGCACGTCTGGGAGATCGCCCGCGAGGACGGCATGAACACGCCGGCGCGCGTCCTCGCGAGCGAAGCCCTCTTGGAGGAAATCGCCGACGACGACACGCTCCGGCAGATTCGGAACGTCACGCACCTCCCCGGCGTGCAGCGACACGCCCTCTGCATGCCCGACGGCCACCAGGGCTACGGCTTCCCCGTCGGCGGCGTCGCCGCCATCGACGCCGAGGACGGCTGCATCAGTCCCGGCGGCGTCGGGTTCGACATCAATTGCGGCGTGCGAATGGTGAAAACGAACCTGACGTACGACGACGTGCGCGGCCGCGAGGAGGAACTCGTGGACGCGCTCTTCGACGCCGTTCCCACGGGCCTCGGCGGCGGCGGCGTCGTGAACGGCGACGCGGAGACGATGTCGGGCGCGCTCTCGCGCGGCCTCGACTGGGCGCACGAAGCGGGCTACGCGACGCGCGACGACCTGAAGCACTGCGAGGACGAGGGGATGCGCCCGGACGCCGAGCCTGCGAAGGTCTCGCAGAAGGCCAAGGACAGGGGGCGCAACCAGCTCGGGAGCCTCGGGTCGGGCAACCACTTCCTCGAAGTCCAGCGCGTCACCGACGTCTACCGGACGGACGTCGCCGACTCGTTCGGCCTCGAGGCCGACCAGCTCGTCGTGCTCATCCACTGTGGCTCTCGCGGGCTCGGCCACCAGGTCTGCTCGGATTACCTCCGGCGCATCGAGGAGGAGTACGAGGAGTTCTTGGCCGACCTGCCGGACGACAACCTCGCGGCCGCGCCCGCCGGGAGCGACCTCGCCGAGGACTACTACGGCGCGATGTGCGCGGCGATCAACTTCGCGTGGGTGAACCGCCAGCTCATCACCCACCAGGTGCGCGAGACGTTCGCGGACGTCTTCGAGACGCCGTGGGAGGAGCTGGGGATGGAGCTGCTCTACGACGTCGCGCACAACATCGCGAAGAAGGAGGTCCACGAGGTGGACGGCGAACAGAAGGAGCTCTACGTCCACCGGAAGGGCGCGACGCGGGCGTTCCCCGCCGGCCACCCCGAGGTGCCGAGCGCGTACCGCGACGTCGGGCAGCCCGTCATCATCCCCGGGAGCATGGGCGCGGGGAGCTACGTCCTCCGGGGCGGCGAGGAGTCGATGGCCCGAACGTTCGGCTCGACGGCGCACGGCGCGGGCCGCCTGATGAGTCGGACGCAGGCGAAGCGCGAGTACCGCGGCGAGGACGTCCAGTCCGACCTGCAGGAGCACGAGCACGTCTACGTGAAGGCCGAGTCGGGCGCGACGGTCGCGGAGGAAGCCCCCGGCGTCTACAAGGACGTCGACGAGGTCGTGCGCGTGAGCGACGAACTCGGCATCGGCGACAAGGTCGCGCGCACCTACCCCGTCGTGAACATCAAGGGCTGA
- a CDS encoding translation initiation factor eIF-2B has translation MIDETVEEIAEMQTHSSSAVAVKAARALADLDDEAFPTVEEYVRALERNSSALRRANPSHASLVTTQHEIVSAVEDANPDTVEAAKAVTADAIEDVVERVETAKHEAAERVAERLADGMALLTHDYSTTVLEAIESAAERGAYLDVYVTEARPRYLGRKTARTLAGIDRVNATLIVDGAAGHYMSEVDEVLVGMDCIVDEHLYNRVGTYPVATVANDAGVPVVATGSSAKLVDSGGFRFENDFRSPSEVVLEPPEGFDVGNPAYDATPTRLLDRVVTDEGVREY, from the coding sequence ATGATAGACGAGACCGTCGAGGAGATCGCCGAGATGCAGACCCACTCCTCCTCGGCCGTCGCCGTGAAGGCCGCGCGCGCGCTCGCCGACCTCGACGACGAGGCGTTCCCGACCGTCGAGGAGTACGTTCGGGCGCTCGAACGCAACAGTTCGGCGCTCCGGCGCGCGAACCCCTCGCACGCCTCGCTCGTGACGACGCAGCACGAGATCGTGAGCGCCGTCGAGGACGCGAACCCCGACACCGTGGAGGCGGCGAAGGCGGTCACGGCGGACGCCATCGAGGACGTCGTCGAGCGCGTGGAGACGGCGAAACACGAGGCCGCCGAGCGCGTCGCCGAGCGCCTCGCGGACGGGATGGCACTCCTCACGCACGACTACTCGACGACGGTGCTGGAGGCGATCGAGTCCGCGGCCGAGCGCGGCGCCTACCTCGACGTCTACGTCACGGAGGCCCGCCCCCGCTATCTCGGGCGGAAGACCGCGCGCACGCTCGCCGGCATCGACCGCGTGAACGCGACGCTCATCGTCGACGGCGCGGCCGGCCACTACATGAGCGAGGTGGACGAAGTGCTCGTCGGGATGGACTGCATCGTCGACGAGCACCTCTACAACCGCGTCGGCACCTATCCGGTCGCCACCGTCGCGAACGACGCGGGCGTCCCCGTGGTCGCGACCGGGTCGTCGGCGAAACTCGTCGATAGCGGGGGCTTTCGCTTCGAGAACGACTTCCGGTCGCCGAGCGAGGTCGTCCTCGAACCACCGGAGGGCTTCGACGTCGGTAACCCGGCGTACGACGCGACGCCCACCCGTCTCCTCGACCGGGTCGTCACCGACGAAGGCGTCCGCGAGTACTGA
- the priS gene encoding DNA primase small subunit PriS, with protein sequence MEERTRAYLRGRFRDHYRRADVALPPDADAREWGYIPWTDGPDETMVRHRDLLDLGNVEDFLRRKRPRHVYFSAGHYETPGASTMAEKDWLGSDLVFDIDADHLPTVTLGEDTYAEMLAKSKDALVKLLDFLERDFGFEDLTVVFSGGRGYHVHVRDESVFPLERDHRREIVDYVRGNGIEFEELITEEAVGGLGLQNPTTRRTLPTEGGWGRRVVEHVDAFVDDLLAMDEEDAILHLRTFDGVGEGRAESVLNVVQNNTEAVRSGNVDVHPAFLTVARQLVAEAVDAEEAPIDEPVTTDTHRLIRLPGSLHGGSGLEVVPIERDDLAAFDPLDDAVPETFVGHDIRVDVEREYELGFRGETITVTPGEQTLPEYAGVFLMARGWAEKATE encoded by the coding sequence ATGGAGGAGCGAACGCGAGCGTACCTGCGCGGGCGGTTCCGCGACCACTACCGCCGCGCCGACGTCGCGCTCCCGCCCGACGCGGACGCGCGCGAGTGGGGTTACATCCCGTGGACGGACGGCCCGGACGAGACGATGGTCCGCCACCGCGACCTCCTCGACCTCGGGAACGTCGAGGATTTCCTCCGGCGCAAGCGCCCGCGTCACGTCTACTTCTCCGCCGGCCACTACGAGACGCCGGGCGCCTCGACGATGGCGGAGAAGGACTGGCTCGGCTCCGACCTCGTCTTCGACATCGACGCCGACCACTTACCGACTGTTACGCTCGGCGAGGACACGTACGCGGAGATGCTCGCGAAGAGCAAGGACGCGCTCGTGAAGCTCCTCGACTTCCTCGAACGCGACTTCGGCTTTGAGGACCTTACGGTCGTCTTCTCCGGCGGGCGCGGCTACCACGTCCACGTTCGGGACGAGTCCGTCTTCCCGCTGGAGCGCGACCACCGCCGCGAAATCGTCGACTACGTTCGCGGGAACGGCATCGAGTTCGAGGAGCTCATCACGGAGGAGGCGGTCGGCGGCCTCGGCCTCCAGAACCCGACGACGCGGCGCACGCTCCCGACCGAGGGCGGGTGGGGCCGCCGCGTCGTCGAGCACGTCGACGCGTTCGTCGACGACCTGCTCGCGATGGACGAGGAGGACGCCATCCTCCACCTCCGGACGTTCGACGGCGTCGGCGAGGGCCGCGCGGAGAGCGTCCTGAACGTCGTGCAGAACAACACGGAGGCGGTGCGCTCGGGGAACGTCGACGTCCACCCGGCGTTCCTCACGGTCGCGCGCCAGCTCGTCGCGGAGGCCGTTGACGCCGAGGAGGCGCCCATCGACGAGCCGGTGACGACGGACACCCACCGCCTCATCCGTCTCCCCGGGTCGCTGCACGGCGGGAGCGGCCTCGAAGTCGTCCCCATCGAGCGCGACGACCTCGCGGCCTTCGACCCGCTCGACGACGCGGTGCCCGAGACGTTCGTCGGCCACGACATCCGCGTCGACGTCGAGCGCGAGTACGAACTCGGGTTCCGCGGCGAAACGATTACGGTCACGCCGGGCGAGCAGACACTACCGGAGTACGCGGGCGTCTTCCTGATGGCTCGCGGCTGGGCGGAGAAGGCGACGGAATGA
- a CDS encoding GNAT family N-acetyltransferase has protein sequence MEITPLRDVDLDAFVDELWLPAQRELAAMTSYTLADDIRAGGVSYHRKRLDSDDAITYVGSLGDDLVAHVSAAVQTPSPVYEQIHECHVGELYVDGSIRRRGAARALLDAAEQWGRAMDCERLDLNVDVQNEAARALYEDVGYRVERQNMKKPLDD, from the coding sequence ATGGAGATCACGCCGCTGCGCGACGTCGACCTCGACGCCTTCGTCGACGAGCTGTGGCTGCCCGCCCAGCGCGAGCTCGCGGCGATGACGTCGTACACGCTCGCGGACGACATCCGCGCGGGCGGCGTCTCGTACCACCGCAAGCGACTCGACAGCGACGACGCCATCACGTACGTCGGCTCGCTCGGTGACGACCTCGTCGCGCACGTGAGCGCGGCCGTGCAGACGCCGTCACCGGTCTACGAGCAGATCCACGAGTGCCACGTCGGCGAGCTCTACGTCGACGGCTCGATCCGGCGACGTGGCGCCGCGCGGGCGCTCCTCGACGCCGCAGAGCAGTGGGGGCGCGCGATGGACTGCGAGCGCCTCGACCTGAACGTCGACGTCCAGAACGAGGCGGCGCGCGCGCTCTACGAGGACGTCGGCTACCGCGTCGAACGGCAGAACATGAAGAAGCCGCTGGACGACTAG